Proteins encoded by one window of Zea mays cultivar B73 unplaced genomic scaffold, Zm-B73-REFERENCE-NAM-5.0 scaffold_580, whole genome shotgun sequence:
- the LOC118475697 gene encoding cytochrome c oxidase subunit 3-like, whose protein sequence is MGVKGGLHTTGAKWFMIESQRHSYHLVDPSPWPISGSLGALATTVGGVMYMHSFQGGATLLSLGLIFLLYTMFVWWRDVLRESTLEGHHTKAVQLGPRYGSILFIVSEVMFLFAFFWASSHSSLAPTVEIGGIWPPKGIGVLDPWEIPLLNTPILPSSGAAVTWAHHAILAGKEKRAVYALVATVLLALVSTGFQGMEYYQAPSTISDSIYGSTFFLATGFHGFHVIIGTLFLIVCGIRQYLGHLTKKHHVGFEAAAWYWHFVDVVRLFPFVSIYWWGGI, encoded by the coding sequence ATGGGGGTGAAGGGGGGTTTACATACAACCGGGGCAAAGTGGTTTATGATTGAATCTCAGAGGCATTCTTATCATTTGGTAGATCCAAGTCCATGGCCTATTTCGGGTTCACTCGGAGCTTTGGCAACCACCGTAGGAGGTGTGATGTACATGCACTCATTTCAAGGGGGTGCAACACTTCTCAGTTTGGGCCTAATATTTCTCCTTTATACCATGTTCGTATGGTGGCGGGATGTTCTACGTGAATCCACGTTGGAAGGGCATCATACAAAAGCTGTACAATTAGGACCTCGATATGGTTCTATTCTCTTCATAGTCTCGGAGGTTATGTTCCTTTTTGCTTTTTTTTGGGCTTCTTCTCATTCTTCTTTGGCACCTACGGTAGAGATCGGAGGTATTTGGCCCCCAAAAGGGATTGGGGTTTTAGATCCTTGGGAAATCCCTCTTCTTAATACCCCTATTCTCCCTTCATCCGGAGCTGCCGTAACTTGGGCTCATCATGCTATACTCGCGGGGAAGGAAAAACGAGCAGTTTACGCTTTAGTAGCAACCGTTTTACTGGCTCTAGTATCCACTGGCTTTCAAGGAATGGAATATTACCAAGCACCCTCCACTATTTCGGATAGTATTTATGGTTCTACCTTTTTCTTAGCAACTGGCTTTCATGGTTTTCATGTGATTATAGGTACTCTTTTCTTGATCGTATGTGGTATTCGCCAATATCTTGGTCATCTGACCAAGAAGCATCACGTTGGCTTTGAAGCAGCTGCATGGTACTGGCATTTTGTAGACGTGGTTCGGTTATTCCCATTTGTCTCTATTTATTGGTGGGGAGGTATATGA